The nucleotide sequence TTATTTTTATCAGCTTTAATGTGTTCAACTTTATCAACTTTAATTGATTCGTCTTTTATTTGTACACTTCTACCTTGCCCATTTACTTTAAAATATACGGTAACCAGACCATCTTTATTTGGTCTTCCAACAGATTCTAAAGTAATTAGTAGTGTTTTTCCTTTATCTAATTCTACAGTAATTTCTTCACCTCTTTCCATTCCGTAAAAGAAATTTTTAGTAGGAAGGTTCATTAAATTATCATATTTTAAGTGGTTATTAAAAGCATCGGTGAATACTTTTGGATAGAGTCTGTATGATAGGAAATCGGTAATGTCTATAGGTCGTCCTAATCCACTTTCAAATACTTTTTTAAAGTATTTATATTCTTCTTCAAAATCAATAGGTTCAATATGTGCATTTGGCCTATCAGTATATGGTTCTTCGTCTTTTAAAATTAATTTTTGAAGATCTTTTGGAAAACCACCAACAGGTTGTCCTAAATCGCCTTTAAAGAAGCTTACTACAGATTGTGGGAACGAAATAGTATCACCACGTTCTAAAACATCTCGAATAGTTAAATTATTACTTACTAAATATTGCGCCATATCTCCAACAACTTTTGAACTAGGCGTTACTTTTACAATATCTCCAAAAAGTAAGTTCACATCACCATACATTTTGGTTATTTCATGAAAACGATCTTCTAAGCCTAAAGCTTGGGCTTGTGGTTTTAGATTTGAATATTGACCACCAGGTATTTCATGTTTAAAAACCTCTCCCGAACCAGCTTTTAAACCAGATTCGAAAGGATAGTAGTATTCTCTTACGGTTTCCCAATAGTTGGAATATTCATTTAAAGAATCAATATTCATATTGCTTTCTCTATCACGGAATTTAAGCATTTCTACAACCGAATTAAAATTTGGCTGAGAGGTTAATCCAGATAAACCACCAAGAGCCACATCGACAACATCTACGCCAGCTTCAATAGCTTTTAAATAGGTAGCAGATTGAATTGAAGAAGTATCATGTGTATGTAAATGAATAGGAATGTTTATTTCTTGCTTTAATGCGGATACTAACTCGAAAGCAGCATAAGGTTTTAGTAAACCAGCCATATCTTTAATAGCTAAAATATGTGCACCTGCATTTTCAATATCTTTTGCAAGTGACGTGTAGTACCTAAGATTGTATTTTGTGTTTTCTGGATTTAAAATATCTCCTGTGTAACATATAGAGCCTTCAGCTAAACCTTGAGTTTTGTTTCTAACATGCTCTATACAAGGTGCAATGGATTTCATCCAGTTAAGCGAGTCGAAAATTCTAAAAATATCTACACCTTTTTCCCAAGATTGTTCTACAAATTTTTCAATTAGATTGTCGGAATAGGCAGTGTAACCAACTCCATTAGAGCCTCTAATTAACATTTGAAGCAATACGTTTGGCATCGCTTTACGTAGTAATAGAAGACGTTCCCATGGATTTTCTTGTAAAAAACGCATGCAAACATCAAAGGTTGCTCCACCCCAAACTTCCATACTAAAGATGTCTGGATTGTTTTTTGCATAACCTTCAGCAACTTTTAGCATGTCAAAAGTTCGCATTCTGGTGGCTAATAAACTCTGATGAGCATCTCGCATTGTGGTATCAGTAAAATGAACTTTCTTTTCATTTTTTAACCATTGAGAGAATTTATCTGGACCTAATTTGGTCAATAAATCTTTTGTTCCTTCTGGATAGGTTGCATTTGCATCAAACTTTGGAACAATGGGCTTTACAAATGTTTTTGTAGTGTCTATTTTTTTAACATCAGGATTGCCGTTAACAATAACATTTCCTAAATATGTTACTAACTTTGTAGCTCTGTTTCTAGGAGCTTTAAAAACAAATAAATCTGGATTTTGCTTGATAAAATTTACGGTGACTTCTCCTTTCCTAAAAGTTTCGTGTTTTAAAATATTATCAAGAAAGGGCATATTAGTTTTAACGCCTCTAATTCTAAACTCAGCTAAAGCACGACGCACTTTACGACAAGCACCATCTAAGGTTCTACTGTTTGCAGTAACTTTTACTAGCATAGAATCAAAAAACGGGGATATAACAGCTCCTTGATATACACTACCA is from Pontimicrobium sp. SW4 and encodes:
- a CDS encoding pyruvate carboxylase, which translates into the protein MKIKKVLVANRGEIAIRIFRACTEINVKTVGVYTFEDRYSLHRYKADESYQIGKDNEPLKPYLNIDAIIAVALKNNVDAIHPGYGFLSENAEFAQKCKDNDIIFIGPKVSVLKALGDKITAKQVAVANNIPIIRSNEKPINSIEIALSEAKKIGYPIMLKAASGGGGRGMRVIRKPDELKNAYTESKREALNAFGDDTVFLEKFVENPKHIEIQIVADNYGSTVHLFERDCSVQRRYQKVIEFAPSFDLKQDTKDALYEYAIKICKAVNYNNIGTVEFLVDDDGSIYFIEVNPRIQVEHTVTEVVTNIDLVKTQLFIAGGYKLSDQQIKITNQEAIKVTGYALQCRITTEDPQNDFKPDYGEITTYRSASGFGIRLDAGSVYQGAVISPFFDSMLVKVTANSRTLDGACRKVRRALAEFRIRGVKTNMPFLDNILKHETFRKGEVTVNFIKQNPDLFVFKAPRNRATKLVTYLGNVIVNGNPDVKKIDTTKTFVKPIVPKFDANATYPEGTKDLLTKLGPDKFSQWLKNEKKVHFTDTTMRDAHQSLLATRMRTFDMLKVAEGYAKNNPDIFSMEVWGGATFDVCMRFLQENPWERLLLLRKAMPNVLLQMLIRGSNGVGYTAYSDNLIEKFVEQSWEKGVDIFRIFDSLNWMKSIAPCIEHVRNKTQGLAEGSICYTGDILNPENTKYNLRYYTSLAKDIENAGAHILAIKDMAGLLKPYAAFELVSALKQEINIPIHLHTHDTSSIQSATYLKAIEAGVDVVDVALGGLSGLTSQPNFNSVVEMLKFRDRESNMNIDSLNEYSNYWETVREYYYPFESGLKAGSGEVFKHEIPGGQYSNLKPQAQALGLEDRFHEITKMYGDVNLLFGDIVKVTPSSKVVGDMAQYLVSNNLTIRDVLERGDTISFPQSVVSFFKGDLGQPVGGFPKDLQKLILKDEEPYTDRPNAHIEPIDFEEEYKYFKKVFESGLGRPIDITDFLSYRLYPKVFTDAFNNHLKYDNLMNLPTKNFFYGMERGEEITVELDKGKTLLITLESVGRPNKDGLVTVYFKVNGQGRSVQIKDESIKVDKVEHIKADKNNPKEIGAPLQGMLSTILVKKGEKVAKNQPLFVIEAMKMETTITAIDEATIKQLVLKSGVMVNSEDLVLILD